The genomic interval CTTTTGCTGGGTGCGGACGTCTAGCGTGTTGATCTCGTCGACGAACAGCACGCCCTTGTTGGACTTGTGGATCGAACCCGGTTCGACGCGGTCGTGAGACGGCGTCTCCATCCCACCCGACTGGAACGGATCGTGGCGGACGTCACCGAGCAGCGCACCAGCGTGGGCACCGGTTGCGTCCTCGAATGGGGCCTGTCGCTGATCGCCGTTGTCGACGATCATATTCGGCACCATCGCGTCCGTTCCGCGCGAGGTGTAGCGGAAGATCAGCCAGATAATACCTGCGGCGAGGATGCCAAGCAGGATGTTGACCGTCAAAAGCGCATAGCCGATGACGATCGCGATAATGATCCACATCAGGATCGATCGCATCTGGTTGCGCTTGCGGGCTTCTTCCTTGTGGGCGTCGATGATCTGTTCGCCCTTGCCCCCTGGAACGGTCCGCACCTTCGGTGCGTTTCCGTCGTCGGGGTTGTGATAGACCAGCACGTCCTGCAGATCCTCCTGTGGCAAGAGCTGGCTCATCGCTTTCGCCAGCATCGACTTCCCGGTCCCGGGGGAGCCAATCATCATCACGTGTCGGCGCTGTTTTGCCGCCTTGATGATGATGTCTCGAGCCTCGTCCTGCCCGATGACCTGATCGACGAGTCGGTCGGGCACTTCGATATCGTCGGTCGAATCGACCTTGAGGCCGCCAAGCATGTCGTCTTCGGCGTTCTCCTCGTCGATTTCGACACCTGGATCGACATCGACAGTGCTGCCGAGATCGTTGACTGTCTCGATCTCATCCTCGTCGTCTTCGTCCCCGACCGTGTCAGCGTGGTCGATATCGGAGTCTGGGTCCGCGTCTGGATCTGACTCCTGGTTCTGATCCTGAACTACCCCACCGACCGACTCGTCGGTGGTACCGCTCCGCTCACCATCCTCCTCGAGTGGTGACCGGGATCCCTGACGCTCTGGATCGGTATCCTGCTGGTGCTCCCGCTGAGTGTCGTCGGAAGCAGATCCCGGAGCGTCTTCGGGAGGGTCGTCAACGTTCGTATCGTTGCTCATAGAACTCTGTTCAGTACCTGTTTCGAAGGGATTGCGACTGATATACTTTCTCCATGCGGAGCATGGTGTCAGTGGAGGAAACAGCACGACACAGCGTCCGAAACGCGGGTTTAGGATGTGCTAGTCTGAAGTGGTGTTTCAAACCAGTGGGCGACGATGACGAGCTGGGTCGATGACTGAACAGTATCCGGATTTCTGTCGTCGGCTCGAGAGACAGCTGCGGTGAAACTCGCCACGCTTAAGCGCCGCGGCCGAACACGTTTCGGCAATGACTCGCGGGTTCTACATCGGTCGCTTCCAACCGTTTCACAACGGCCACCGGAGTATGGTCGAGCAAATCGCGGGCGAAGTCGATGAACTGATCCTCGGCATCGGAAGCGCCGATGACTCCCATACCGTTCGCAACCCGTTTACTGCCGGCGAGCGCATCATGATGATCACCAAGGCCCTCGTTGAGTACGATCTCGTGACCTACGCCGTCCCCATCGAGGACTTAGAGCGCAACTCGGTCTGGGTGAGCCACGTCCAGAGCATGAGCCCGGATTTCGACGTTGCGTACTCGAACAACCCGCTCGTGATCCAACTCTTTCGCGAGGCCGATATCGAAATCCGCCAGTCCCCGATGTTCAACCGCGAGGTCCTCGAGGGCAGCGAGGTTCGCGAGCGGATGATCACCGGTGGCGACTGGCAGTCGCTGGTTCCGGACGCCGTCGTCGAGGTCGTCGACGAAATCGACGGCATCGAGCGCATTCAGATGATCAGCGATACGGACACCAACGGAAAGTAAGTCAGCCAAGGGCCAAGTTCTGGCGTCGTGTGCACAGGGTCGACGCGACTGCTGATTCCCCGCCAATTTTCTCCGTCCCTTTCCTCTCTTCGTGTATGATTACACTCGCCTCTGACTTCGGCACACCGTACCCCGCGGCGATGAAGGGGGTCCTCTGTCAGCGAACCGATGCTCGCTTGATCGACGTTTCTCACGAGTTCCCCCGCCAGGATATCCGCGCCGCAGCCTTCTGGCTCCGCGAAACGCTGCCGTACTTCCCGCCGGCAACCCACCTCATAGTCGTCGACCCCGGCGTCGGAACCGACCGAAACGCGCTGGTGCTCCGTGCAGGCGAGCATACCCTCGTCGGCCCCGACAACGGCGTCCTCAGGCCAGTCGCTCGGCAGCTCACGGACGGTGGCCAGCTCGAGGCGTCCGTCATCGACGAATCTCGACTCGAGCGAGTCGAACCGACTGTCGACTCGGCCCGCACCCAGGTAGCGGCCAGCGCTCGAGACGACGCGAGACCGGCGAGCAACACCTTCCACGGTCGGGACGTGTTCGCCCCCGCCGCTGCAGCCGTCCACGATACGCCACTCGAGGCGCTTGAAGACTGTGCGTTTCTCGAGTCGGTTGCCACCGAGATGCTTGTCGACTGTGAGTTACCCACGGCGACACTCGAGGAAGACGGAGCACGTGCAACTGGCGAGGTGCTGGTCGTCGATGACTTTGGCAACGTCATTACGAACGTTCCGGGCGACGTTCTCAGAGACCACGAACGAGTCGTCGCGAACGGCGAGGCAGTTCCCGTTGGCGAGACGTTCGCTGCAGTCTCACCCGGAGAGCGCCTCGCAACTGTCGGGAGCCATGGCTACGTCGAACTCGACGTCAATCAGGGTCGTGGCGACGAGGCGTTCGAACTCGAAGTCGGTGATCGAGTGATCCTCGAGACGGCGGTCAGTCCCTAAGTCGGACAGAAACATCATCTCGAGTGATATTACTGGTGGTTAGCCCATTTGCCCAGTCATCTCAACTGGCTCAATCACAATCGCACCGGCCGCGGTAATCATCACCCGACAACCGGCGTACGTGAACTCGATTGTTCCCTCGGTGATTCGCGTATCTGCCATCCAGTGCGCACAAAGTGTGTTCAACGCATCTGCATCAATACACGAATAGAGGGCCTCAAGGTCCGCAACTGTCGTCTCGAGGAGTGTGGCAACAGCGACTACCACGGTGGTAGAGATCGGCTCGCCGTCAGTGCTGTCGTACCAGCAGTGGTATGTTTCCCGATCGGGATCGTAGTGCAGCGAGTG from Natronolimnobius sp. AArcel1 carries:
- a CDS encoding nicotinamide-nucleotide adenylyltransferase; translated protein: MTRGFYIGRFQPFHNGHRSMVEQIAGEVDELILGIGSADDSHTVRNPFTAGERIMMITKALVEYDLVTYAVPIEDLERNSVWVSHVQSMSPDFDVAYSNNPLVIQLFREADIEIRQSPMFNREVLEGSEVRERMITGGDWQSLVPDAVVEVVDEIDGIERIQMISDTDTNGK
- a CDS encoding S-adenosyl-l-methionine hydroxide adenosyltransferase family protein, translated to MITLASDFGTPYPAAMKGVLCQRTDARLIDVSHEFPRQDIRAAAFWLRETLPYFPPATHLIVVDPGVGTDRNALVLRAGEHTLVGPDNGVLRPVARQLTDGGQLEASVIDESRLERVEPTVDSARTQVAASARDDARPASNTFHGRDVFAPAAAAVHDTPLEALEDCAFLESVATEMLVDCELPTATLEEDGARATGEVLVVDDFGNVITNVPGDVLRDHERVVANGEAVPVGETFAAVSPGERLATVGSHGYVELDVNQGRGDEAFELEVGDRVILETAVSP
- a CDS encoding HalOD1 output domain-containing protein, whose product is MPDTIPRRTDRFETIETALGHSLHYDPDRETYHCWYDSTDGEPISTTVVVAVATLLETTVADLEALYSCIDADALNTLCAHWMADTRITEGTIEFTYAGCRVMITAAGAIVIEPVEMTGQMG